Sequence from the Flavobacterium sp. TR2 genome:
TACGCCCAATTGCTGAAATTCAGTATTTAGATTATTTATTGTACGCTATTCAGATCATGAGTGACGATTTAGCGACTTTACAATATAGAACTGTCGGTAAACAAAAAGCACCATTAATCATTAGAACCCGCGGACACCGTTTAGAAGGAATCTGGCATTCTGGTTCTCCAATGGGAATGATTATCAATGCAATCCGCGGAATTCACGTTTTGGTTCCAAGAGACATGACGCAAGCAGCTGGCTTCTACAACACTTTGCTAGAATGTGACGAACCAGCTTTGGTTATCGAATGTTTGAATGGATATCGCTTAAAAGAAAAAACGCCGCTTAATTTTGGCGAATTTAAAACGCCAATTGGAGTTGTAGAAACTTTAAGAGAAGGTTCGGACATTACTTTAGTTTCTTACGGATCGACTTTAAGATTGGTTCAGCAGGCAGCTAACGAATTGGCAGAAAAAGGAATTGAGTGTGAGGTTATCGATATTCAATCTTTACTTCCGTTTGACATTAGCAAAGACATTGTAAAAAGTATTGCCAAAACAAACCGCCTTTTAGTAATCGACGAAGATGTTCCTGGAGGAGCTTCAGCATTTATTTTACAGCAGATATTAGAAGAGCAAGATGCTTACAAATATTTAGACAGCAAACCGCAAACTTTAGCCGCTAAAGCGCACAGGCCTGCATACGGAACGGATGGAGATTATTTCTCTAAACCTTCAGCAGAAGATATTTACGAAAAAATTTACGATATGATGCACGAGGTTAATCCTTCCAAATATCCTGCTTTATATCAATAAAATAAGACTTTTAGACATTAAAAAACGCTCCAAGATTTTGGAGCGTTTTTTTTTATTTCATCATCTTATGTCAACTTTGTCAAAGTTTAAAACTTTGACAAAGTTCTTTACGCAATCTTTGTCGATTTACGAATGGGATTCTTCGTTCCTCAGAATGACAAAACGGGACAGAAAAAAATTCGTTTAAATCTGCGCTTTCGCGAAAGCGAATCCGTTTTATCAGCGTCTAAATATCACGCAGCATAGCTCGAGCTCTTTCCAAATCTTCGGCAGTATCAATACCTATTCCAACATGAGTTGTTTCAACCATTTTGATGCGTTTTCCGAATTCTAAATAACGTAATTGCTCTAGTTTTTCAGAAGCTTCTAAAGATTTCATTGGAAGACTATAAAAGTCTAATAACGCCTGTTTTCTGAAAGCATAAATTCCGATATGCTGAAAATATCTTACTCCCACATTTTTCTCTCTCGGATACGGAATTACAGAACGTGAAAAGTATAATGCAAATTGCGACTGATCAACCACAACTTTTACATTGTTCGGATTATCGATTTCTTCTTCATTTGTAATTTCGCGCATTAGCGAAGCCAAATCGATTTTTTTATCAGGATCATTTTTAAAGACAGATAAAACCTGCTCTAATGGCGCAGCTTCTGTAAAAGGCTCATCGCCCTGCACATTTACTACAATATCTACATCCAGATTAGCAACAGCTTCAGCAATTCGATCACTTCCTGATTCGTGCTCTTTGATGCTCATAATCGCTTTGCCTCCATTGGAAACAATTTCATCAAATATTAAATCTGAATCGGTCACTACAAAAACATCATCAAACAATTTTGTAGAAACAGCCGCTTCATAGGTTCTTAAAATTACTGTTTTACCTCCTAAATCCTGCATCAGTTTTGCAGGAAAACGTGTTGAAGCATATCTGGCTGGAATTACTGCTATTATTTTCATTCTTATATTTTGCTGAGTTTAAAACTCAAAATTTAGTAATTTAATTTTCACCGGTTTTAAGTGTTTGCAAATATGCAAAAATTACTTCTAATTTTCTGTTTTTCTATTTCTGTAAAGGATGAAATTCATATTCAAGAATACTAAGACAAGAAATTAAACCATAACTGTAACACGAAGATAAGTTGCGGGAATTAATGTAGAATTTTTGTCATTACTTTTGTTTTGGCTATTGACTAATTCTTCAAGTTTAGCATACAATTCCGAAGTTTTCCCATTTTGTTCGGCAGCTTCAAAAGCATTCATAGTTGGGCCATAATAATTTTTTAATCGATCTAGCCACTCCGAAGGTGGGAATGCCGCTTTAAATGTAAAGGTATCTCTCTCAAAAGAAATATTCTCTTTAGGAATACCGGCACTTGTAAATCTTTCTATTACATTATCCTCAATACCCCAAAGCATCGGACTTACAAAACCCTCAGGAGGCGGTGGTGTAAATTCAGAACTAATCTTCAGGATTTGTGCAACCAGCGTTGGGTCTCCCGGTATCCAATTTCCCATGATGATTTTACCGCCAGGCCGTGTGACACGAACCATTTCTTTAGCAACATCAAAAGGTTTTGGAGCAAACATGGCTCCAAATATGCTCATCGTAACATCATAAGTTTGGTCATTCAATTCGTTCAAATCGGTTGCGTCACCTTCTTTAAATACAATATTAACCAATCCTTCCTTTTTTGCACGAAGATTGCCAGCTTCTACTAAATTTCTTGCTATATCAACACCTAAAACATTGGCTCCTAATTTTGCCGAAGGTATTGCGGTAGTGCCATCGCCACAGCCGAGATCTAAAACGTTGCTATTTTCTTTAATTCCAATTTTGGCAACCAATTCCGCACCACTCTCTCTCATAGATGCTGCAATGCGCGTAAAATCGCCTTTTTCCCATAATGCTTTATTTGGATTCATCTTAATTTTATCAGTGATTATAGTGCTGATGCCGCACTCTTACTTAATTTGTAAACATCTTCTATCATTTTTTAAATTTATTACCAGTTAATCACAAAAGGCATTAAAAAAACTACTTAAAAAAGAAGACGCAAACTAAATAATCAACTGACAAACAATTACTTACACAAAAATAAACAAATTTAGATAAAACATTTTACTGTCTCCCAAAATTTATTTTTTAAACAAATTGTGTAGATTACAAGCTTTTAGACCAATAACTAATAAAAGGGAAACGATTGGAAAACTTTGACGAGTTCTTCTGCTATTTCCATATAAAAACAAAATACTATTTACAAATAGCTATTCAAAATATATTTATAACATATTTCTTAAAGCATTGCATTTTAATTTATTATAAATATTTTTACTTTTATAAGAAAAACCATGAAAAGAAACTTTACCTTACTCCTGCTCTATTTCTTTTTAATCTTCTCCCCAAATATTTTTTCTCAGAATAAACCAAATGTTTTAAATTCTTTTGCAAATCGAGTATTTTCAGGAAAAGGCTATCAGCCATTGCAAGATTTAAAATGGAAATTTAAGACAGACGGTAAAATCTTTTCTTCTCCAATTGCACAAAACGGAATCGTGTATATTGGCAGTGAAGATGGCTGCTTTTACGCCATCGATGAAAAATCTGGAAACTTAAAATGGAAATTTAAAACTAATGGAGCGATTCATAGTTCTGCCAGCATTTATAATGATCTTGTTTATTTCGGAAGTTTTGACGGCCACTATTATGCTGTAAATGCCAAAACCGGAAAAGAGGTTTGGCACTTTAAAACTAAAGGCGAACATTGGTACAGCGAAATTGGAATGTGGGGCATGAAGCCGAGCGATTTACTTATGGCCGATTTATGGGGTTTTTATCTTTCGACACCAACTGTTTATTTAGATCCGACAACTGCATTGGTTATTTTTGGAAGCAGCGACGGAAATATGTACGCCGTTGATGCCAAAAAAGGGAGTTTAAAATGGAATTTCCACACAAAAGCCGCCATACACAGCACTCCTCTTTTAGAAAAAAGCACTGTTTATTTTGGCGGATGGGATGGCGTTTTTTACGCTTTAGACTGTAAAACAGGAAAAGAAAAATGGAAGTTTTCTACCGAAATCAAAACGGGTTTTACTGGAATTCAGGCTTCTGCAACTGTCTCTGACGGAATAGTATATTTTGGGGCAAGAGATCCTTATCTTTTTGCGCTTGATGCTAAAAGCGGAAAATTAATCTGGAAGTACAATGCCGAAAACTCTTGGATCTTGAGTACGGCTGTCATTAAAGACCATACGATTTATGTTGGAACTTCAGACACGTATGCGCTTCTCGCGCTGGATGCAAAAACAGGAGAAGAAAAATACCGTTTTAAAGGAAACGGATATGTTTATTCTTCGCCGGCAATTGCTGGAAATACTGTTTATTTTGGAGATTTCACGGGGAATTTCTTCAGTTTGAATTTACTTTCCAAAAAAGAATTTCAAGTTACTCCAACCGAAAACAGAACCAAGTACGCCAAAACAATTCTAAACAATGATCTTTTAGATTTTAGCCACGCTGCCAAAGCAACCGATTTGTCTATTTATGCCGAAAATCAAAGGGTTATGAATGAATTTTACAAATTAGGCCCAATTGTTTCTTCTCCCTTTATTAGCAATAATGTTATTTTTTATGGAAGTGCTGATGGTTATCTTTATGCTTATAATTTGAGAAAAGCAAAGTAATCTTTGTACACCTCCTTGCAAACTTTGCGAATCTTTGTGCAATAATTATACTGCAAAGATTCGCAAAGCTTTCGCTGAGATACACAAAAGTATATTACATCAATTTTACCGAGGTCATACTCAATGAACCTGCTAATAATTTATCATTAAACAAATCTATTTCATCAGTTTTATCTTTTAACCCTAAAGTGTATAATAACGGAAGATAATGCTCTGGAGTCGGAACAGCCAATTGAACTGCTTTATTAAGTTTTTCAAAATCAATTAAAGGCTGAAAATTTCCATCCAGCAAATAATTATTCACCGTTTCTCGTGCTTCAATTGCCCAATCATAGCCGTAATTGTCTTTATCAAAATTTCTGAAATCGACCATTCTAAGATTGTGGACAATATTCCCGCTTCCGATAATTAAAACGCCTTTGTAGCGAAGCGCCTGCAGTTTTTGGGCCAACTCAAAATGATACTGTCCCGATTTGGTGTAATCGATGCTCAGCTGAATTACCGGAACATCTGCGTTTGGATACAAATGCTTAATCACGCTCCAAGCACCATGATCCAATCCCCAATGTTCGTCTAATTCGACCATAACAGGATCTAAAATCTTTTTTGTTTCCAATGCTAATTCGGGACTTCCTTTTGCCGGATACTGCACATCAAAAAGCGCCTGCGGAAAACCGCCAAAATCATGAATTGTTCTTGGCATTTCCATCGAAGTTACTTTTGTCCCTTTGGTAAACCAATGTGCTGAAACGCATAAAATAGCATTGGGCTGCGGCAGTGTCTTTGCCAAATTACGAAAACCAGCCACAAACTGATTCTCTTCAATAGCATTCATAGGACTGCCGTGTCCTAAAAACAAAACCGGCATTTTATCTGTATTCGAAAACGTCGATGAAATCGAATGTAAGTCGTTTAGTGTTGTCATTTGCCAAAACTTTTTTTCTGCCACGAATTTCACGAATTACACTAATTTGAATAGCTAAAAAAATAATTCGTGCTAATTCGTGAAATTCGTGGCAAACCATTATTCCTCAAAACTCTCGTCTTTAAATCCTATCAAATATAGTTTATTTTTGGCACGTGTCATAGCGGTGTAAAGCCATCTAATATAATCAGTATCAATGCCGTTTGGCAGAAATGGCTGTTCGATAAAAACCGTATTCCATTGCCCGCCCTGCGATTTATGACACGTTATAGCATAGGAAAATTTAACCTGAAGTCCGTTGAAATATTCGTTTTCTTTTACCTTTTGAAATCTCTTGTATTTAGTTGGCTCATCTTCATAATCTTTCATTACTTCTTCGTACAGACGATTAGATTCTTCGTAAGTTAAAGAAGGCGATTCGCTTTTTAAAGTATCCAAAATCAAAACCGTTTCAAAAGGCTTTTGCTCTGGATAATCGACCATTCTGATTTTTACTTTCGCAAACGTAAATCCGTAGAGTTCTCTAATTCCGAAAAGCTCCAAAACTTCTATAATGTCACCGTTTGCAATAAATCCTGCTTCATCGGTTTCTTTCAGCCAGAAGTAATTGTTTTTTACCACCATTAGGAAATCACCAACCGAAAGTTCGCTTTCTTTAAACAAAATACGGCTTCTAATCTGCTCATTATATTGATTGGCCCTTTTATTAGAACGAACAATAAAAGCGGTATCTTCGATGCTATAATTGCTGTAAGCCATATTAATTGCGTCTTGAATATCGTAACCGTCTGTCAGACGAACAATGTCTTTGAACTTCTTTACATTAAATTTAAATTCGGTTATAAAGCTTTCTTTCAGCAATTCCCGCAATTCTGTCGCATTGTATAAAATTCCTGAACTTTCTTCCTGACGCATCACTTCGTCCAATTCGATATGCTCAATTTCTTTGCTGTAATGAAAGCCCAAAGTATCAATATCCAAAGCAGGGCTAACATCTAGATTAACTGGCGGAAGCTGAGCTGTGTCTCCCAAAAGAATCATTTTACAATTTTGTCCAGAATACACATAATTGATCAAATCGTCCAAAAGCGATCCGCTGTCTAAAGTGCTGTCTGAAATCATCGAGGCTTCATCGACGATAAAAATGGTATTTTTATGTTTGTTGACTTGTTTGGTAAAAGCTACTCCTCCACCAGAAGATTTCTTCGGAAAATATATTTTTTTATGAATCGTAAAAGCCGGATTATTCGAATAATTGGCAATTACTTTTGCCGCGCGTCCTGTTGGCGCCAATAAAACATACTTTTTATTGATATCGCCTAAATTGTTGACAATGGTAGAAATAACGGTTGTTTTCCCCGTTCCGGCATATCCTTTCAAAACAAAAATCGTATCGTTTTGCGGTTCAGTCAGGAAGATTGCAATTTTCTGAAAAAAAATGTCCTGCTTATAGGTTGGAGGAAAAGGAAATCGTTTTTGTAAAATACCGTAAAACTGTGCAGAATTCATAAAATAATATTGAAATACAAAGGTCGACTTTTTTAATTTTAAATTCCAATCTTTAAATTCCAAACTTTAAAATTCTTGAAATAATAGGACACATTCAACAATCAAAAGAGAAAAACGAACTAACTAATTAATTTTCAAATAAATACACTTTTTCTTAACCTTATTTTAAACTTAGATTCAAATTGTTTTTTGAAATTGCAATTATAATTGTTCCTTTTTAATTTGTAAGTTTGTGGTCGCTTAAATTCTTTCTTGATTTAAAACAGGTAACGAATTGTAAATCAACTATGTCATTACAAAACACTAACATTACTTCAAAAAATTACAGAAAACTTTCTATTCAGGTTTCTCTGACTGGATTTTCATACTGCTGTTTTGATACTCTAAACAATGTCATCACTTCTTTTAAAGAAATAAAGTTTGACACCACTAACAAAACACCTCGAATTGAAGATCTATTCAGCAATGCTTTCAAGATTAATCCTGAACTAAAAGAGACTTACGATGAAGTAATGGTTATTCATAATAACAATCTTTCTACTTTTGTTCCTACTGCTTTATTTGATGAGAATTATTTAGGGAGTTATCTGCAATACACTACAAAAGTATTTGAAACAGATTTTTTCACTTTTGATCAAATTCCTAATTATCAGATGAATTCGGTTTATATTCCGTACGTGAATATCAACAACTTCCTGATAGACAATGTGGGGTCATTTAATTCTAAACACGCCAACACCATTTTGGTCGAAAAAATTCTGGACAACTCAAGAAACAATGATGACAAGAAAATGATCGTCAATTTCAATCCAGGCAATTTTGAAATTATCGTGGTGCAAAATCAAAAGCTTTTATTGTTTAATTCATTCGAATACAATACCCCAGAAGATTTTATCTACTACATTTTATTTACTGCTGAGCAAATGAGCATGAATCCCGAAAGTTTCAAATTAGAATTATTGGGAACGATTTCAGAGAACGATCCTTTTTATGCGATTGCTTACAAGTATGTGCGCCATATTTCTTTCATGGATGTTTCAAAATTGAAGGAAAGAAACAGCTTTTCAACTGCTCAAAATCAAAAACATTATATCTTATTTCAATCATGAGAATCATTTCAGGAAAATATAAAGGACGCAGAATTTTTCCGCCAAAAAATCTACCTGTAAGACCAACTACTGACATGAGTAAAGAAGCATTGTTTAATGTTTTGAATAATCATTTTCATTTTGACAGCTTAAAGGTTTTAGATCTTTTTTCGGGAACAGGCAACATCAGCTATGAGTTTGCTTCACGCGGGAGCGCGCCAATCACCTCTGTTGACGGCGATTTTGGATGCGTAAAATTCATTAAACAGGTTTCGTCAGAGTATGATTTTGATATTGCCGCAACCAAAAGCGACGTTTTTAAATTTTTAGAAAATTCTAAATCTACTTACGATATTATCTTCGCAGACCCTCCTTACGGATTAGATCAGGCTACTTTTGAGAAAATTGTTCTGACTGTTTTTGAAAGGGATTTACTGGAAGAAGACGGAATGATGATTATAGAGCATTCAAAATATACAAAGCTGGATCATATGATTAATTTTTCGTTTCAGAAGAGTTATGGCGGTTCTTATTTTAGTTTCTTCGAATTAAATTCAACCGACGATGACGAAGAATTGCCGCACGATGTTTCTAAAAAAGAATCTGAAGAAGACGAAGGATAATTTTTTTAAATTTTATATCTAAAAATCCCAAATTCCAATATTTTCTTGAAGCCTCAGGATTGGAATTTGGGATTTATTTTTTGGAGTTTTTAAACTTTATCTGATTCTATTTTCACTTTCATTGACGCTTTTTTCTTTAAATTCAGAATCTTTTATTTTCCCGAAAGAATAGCGAACTGCAATAGAAATCTCATTTGCATCAACCCAATATTTAAACTTCGAATTTACATTATTAATGCTAAAAGCATCTGTATAGCTCGTAGCCTTAAAAACATCATTGTAATTCAACGTGCAGCTCCAATTTTTGCCAAATGTTTTTGCTAGCGATAAATCGACTATAAAATTGGCTTTTCGTTCAAAAATTCCATCGTTTTGTTTCGTCATTCCCCAAAAAGAAAAAACAAAAGAAAATTCCTTAGGCAATTTGAATGCATTATTCGAGTAATAATATAAATAAGGTTTTGAAGGATGCAAAAAAGCTCTGTCGTCTTCAACCTTGCTTTTTGCAAAAACTAGAGAATTGGTTGTTGTCCAGAGTCTATACGTAAATGGAAGAGTCAAATCTATCGTAAAACCAGTTTCTCTCTTATAATTGATATCGGTGATCATCAGCAAATTGGTTTCCTCATTAAATACAAAAGTCGGATTGACAACATCTTTGGTCTTATAGTAACTCAATTTTAAAGTTTTGTCAAGATATTGAAAAGAACTCGAAATTTCGTCTACAAATGCCGGCCCTAAATTTATACTGCTGCCATACAAAAAATATGGATTTATATAGGTGGCAATTTGACTTAACGATGAATATTTAGGCCGCACGATACTTTTTGAATAATTTACATTGATACTTTTTGTACTGTCAACAGAAAATGTAACGTCGGCTTTAGGAAACAAATTAGTGTAATTTTTATCGATAGAAGGCAAAACTTGCATTCTAAATTTTGCATATACATTCGTATTTTCTGCTCGCAGTCCGAATGAAAAATCGATTTTTTTAAGTTTCCCCGAAAACTGAATATAAGCCGCTAAGTTTTCTTCTTTAAAGTCATAGTCCGAAATTTCGTTTTGGTTTTTCTCAAAATCAAAAATCTTGGCATTCGATGTTGATTTTGCTTTTAAATACAATCCGCCATATTCCAAATTCATCTCATTTTTAAACTTTTTCTCCAAGTCGATTCTTCCGGAAAAAACATCAACATTAAATTTCTGATTACGGTTTTGCGATAATTCAAAATCGGTTTCATTATAATTGTTAGCCACTAAACTTTCTAAATGCTGATTAAAGTTTGAATACTGAAAACCAGCAAAAAACTGCGTGTCTATTGATTTTATCTTTTTAGAATAATTTACAAATGCATTGATAAAATTCTTTTTGCTGCCATTATCGCTTAAGGTAAAAACATTATTTATCTGATCCTGAATTTGGTTAAAAGTAAAAGTATTGATATCGAAAGCATCATTTTGCAGCTTCCCATTTACATTGACAGAAAAATAATCATCCTCTTTTATTTTGTAAAAC
This genomic interval carries:
- the kdsB gene encoding 3-deoxy-manno-octulosonate cytidylyltransferase → MKIIAVIPARYASTRFPAKLMQDLGGKTVILRTYEAAVSTKLFDDVFVVTDSDLIFDEIVSNGGKAIMSIKEHESGSDRIAEAVANLDVDIVVNVQGDEPFTEAAPLEQVLSVFKNDPDKKIDLASLMREITNEEEIDNPNNVKVVVDQSQFALYFSRSVIPYPREKNVGVRYFQHIGIYAFRKQALLDFYSLPMKSLEASEKLEQLRYLEFGKRIKMVETTHVGIGIDTAEDLERARAMLRDI
- the ygiD gene encoding 4,5-DOPA dioxygenase extradiol, producing the protein MTTLNDLHSISSTFSNTDKMPVLFLGHGSPMNAIEENQFVAGFRNLAKTLPQPNAILCVSAHWFTKGTKVTSMEMPRTIHDFGGFPQALFDVQYPAKGSPELALETKKILDPVMVELDEHWGLDHGAWSVIKHLYPNADVPVIQLSIDYTKSGQYHFELAQKLQALRYKGVLIIGSGNIVHNLRMVDFRNFDKDNYGYDWAIEARETVNNYLLDGNFQPLIDFEKLNKAVQLAVPTPEHYLPLLYTLGLKDKTDEIDLFNDKLLAGSLSMTSVKLM
- a CDS encoding TonB-dependent receptor domain-containing protein; amino-acid sequence: MNICLPLKLLVALLLFCLSLVANAQNETPRDSISNQLDEIVISQEKKTFINSNGNIKVDVANSIYNSVPNPIDLLSKLPNVQISHDRESIAIVGKGNPLIYIDGQKGTMNDLNALSVADIKTIEIIKNPSSKYEAEGRAVLLITRKLSKKDSFKTEISEVASFKRNYNNYLGFNSSFKKGKLEWKANFNYNKLNPWERHTLDYEIPKASIVSNYDVRAVTHRNQYVFGGGMFYKIKEDDYFSVNVNGKLQNDAFDINTFTFNQIQDQINNVFTLSDNGSKKNFINAFVNYSKKIKSIDTQFFAGFQYSNFNQHLESLVANNYNETDFELSQNRNQKFNVDVFSGRIDLEKKFKNEMNLEYGGLYLKAKSTSNAKIFDFEKNQNEISDYDFKEENLAAYIQFSGKLKKIDFSFGLRAENTNVYAKFRMQVLPSIDKNYTNLFPKADVTFSVDSTKSINVNYSKSIVRPKYSSLSQIATYINPYFLYGSSINLGPAFVDEISSSFQYLDKTLKLSYYKTKDVVNPTFVFNEETNLLMITDINYKRETGFTIDLTLPFTYRLWTTTNSLVFAKSKVEDDRAFLHPSKPYLYYYSNNAFKLPKEFSFVFSFWGMTKQNDGIFERKANFIVDLSLAKTFGKNWSCTLNYNDVFKATSYTDAFSINNVNSKFKYWVDANEISIAVRYSFGKIKDSEFKEKSVNESENRIR
- a CDS encoding DUF3822 family protein, which produces MSLQNTNITSKNYRKLSIQVSLTGFSYCCFDTLNNVITSFKEIKFDTTNKTPRIEDLFSNAFKINPELKETYDEVMVIHNNNLSTFVPTALFDENYLGSYLQYTTKVFETDFFTFDQIPNYQMNSVYIPYVNINNFLIDNVGSFNSKHANTILVEKILDNSRNNDDKKMIVNFNPGNFEIIVVQNQKLLLFNSFEYNTPEDFIYYILFTAEQMSMNPESFKLELLGTISENDPFYAIAYKYVRHISFMDVSKLKERNSFSTAQNQKHYILFQS
- a CDS encoding PQQ-binding-like beta-propeller repeat protein, which produces MKRNFTLLLLYFFLIFSPNIFSQNKPNVLNSFANRVFSGKGYQPLQDLKWKFKTDGKIFSSPIAQNGIVYIGSEDGCFYAIDEKSGNLKWKFKTNGAIHSSASIYNDLVYFGSFDGHYYAVNAKTGKEVWHFKTKGEHWYSEIGMWGMKPSDLLMADLWGFYLSTPTVYLDPTTALVIFGSSDGNMYAVDAKKGSLKWNFHTKAAIHSTPLLEKSTVYFGGWDGVFYALDCKTGKEKWKFSTEIKTGFTGIQASATVSDGIVYFGARDPYLFALDAKSGKLIWKYNAENSWILSTAVIKDHTIYVGTSDTYALLALDAKTGEEKYRFKGNGYVYSSPAIAGNTVYFGDFTGNFFSLNLLSKKEFQVTPTENRTKYAKTILNNDLLDFSHAAKATDLSIYAENQRVMNEFYKLGPIVSSPFISNNVIFYGSADGYLYAYNLRKAK
- a CDS encoding RsmD family RNA methyltransferase; its protein translation is MRIISGKYKGRRIFPPKNLPVRPTTDMSKEALFNVLNNHFHFDSLKVLDLFSGTGNISYEFASRGSAPITSVDGDFGCVKFIKQVSSEYDFDIAATKSDVFKFLENSKSTYDIIFADPPYGLDQATFEKIVLTVFERDLLEEDGMMIIEHSKYTKLDHMINFSFQKSYGGSYFSFFELNSTDDDEELPHDVSKKESEEDEG
- a CDS encoding ATP-dependent RecD-like DNA helicase, with product MNSAQFYGILQKRFPFPPTYKQDIFFQKIAIFLTEPQNDTIFVLKGYAGTGKTTVISTIVNNLGDINKKYVLLAPTGRAAKVIANYSNNPAFTIHKKIYFPKKSSGGGVAFTKQVNKHKNTIFIVDEASMISDSTLDSGSLLDDLINYVYSGQNCKMILLGDTAQLPPVNLDVSPALDIDTLGFHYSKEIEHIELDEVMRQEESSGILYNATELRELLKESFITEFKFNVKKFKDIVRLTDGYDIQDAINMAYSNYSIEDTAFIVRSNKRANQYNEQIRSRILFKESELSVGDFLMVVKNNYFWLKETDEAGFIANGDIIEVLELFGIRELYGFTFAKVKIRMVDYPEQKPFETVLILDTLKSESPSLTYEESNRLYEEVMKDYEDEPTKYKRFQKVKENEYFNGLQVKFSYAITCHKSQGGQWNTVFIEQPFLPNGIDTDYIRWLYTAMTRAKNKLYLIGFKDESFEE
- a CDS encoding class I SAM-dependent methyltransferase, with the protein product MNPNKALWEKGDFTRIAASMRESGAELVAKIGIKENSNVLDLGCGDGTTAIPSAKLGANVLGVDIARNLVEAGNLRAKKEGLVNIVFKEGDATDLNELNDQTYDVTMSIFGAMFAPKPFDVAKEMVRVTRPGGKIIMGNWIPGDPTLVAQILKISSEFTPPPPEGFVSPMLWGIEDNVIERFTSAGIPKENISFERDTFTFKAAFPPSEWLDRLKNYYGPTMNAFEAAEQNGKTSELYAKLEELVNSQNKSNDKNSTLIPATYLRVTVMV